TTGAGAGTTTGAGAGGCTCATACAGTGATAGAGGTATTCAATATCTGGGGAGAAAACTCGTCGATGCGCCTATCCATCCTCGCGGGCAGAATGGTGACTTGACACCTTTATATTCGTGAGCGCCTATAACAACAACGTGAATGTCCTGGTAACAGGTGCGGCAGGACAGCTCGGTTCTTACCTGCTGGACGAACTGTCTCGTGATCACGATGTCCGAGGGATCGACATCAAGTCGCCGAAACTCGAGGCCCATTCAGATATCGTCTCTTTAATGGACATCAGGGATGCTGAGGGCGTGATACGGGAATGTAGCTGGGCCGATGCGGTCGTCCATGCAGCTGCGCAGGTCAGCGTTGAAAAGAGTATTGAGGACCCGTTGCTAGACGCCGAGATCAATATCATCGGTACGCTCAATTTACTTAAGTCTTCCATTATTGCGGGTGTCGGTTTGTTCGTTTACATTTCGAGCGCTGCCGTTTATGGTGACCCCAAGTATCTACCTGTCGACGAGGCGCACCCAACGAATCCGAAGTCGCCCTATGGTATCAGCAAGTTGACAGGGGAGGAATATGTGAGGTCGTTTGGAGAATGTCACGACCTCGATTATTTTATCATCCGACCTTTCAACTTCTATTCACCGAGGGCGGACCCAAGAAGTCCCTATTCTGGCGTTATTACAAAATTTGTTCAGAGGATCAAGGCTGGCGAGCCGATCGTTATCGAGGGTGATGGCGAGCAGACGAGAGACTTCATCCATGCGCTCGACGTCGCGCATTTGGTGAAGCTTGCCATTGATTCACCGGTTAGGAACATTACCATGAACTGTGGCTCTGGCAGGGGTATCTCGATCAACGAGCTCGCCGATGTGCTCGCATCTATCTGTGGTGACGTGGAAGTCGTGCGTACAAAGTCGAGGGAGGGGGATATCAGGCACAGCGTGGCGGACATCTCGCTCGCGAGGGATTTCCTCGGCTTCGAGCCGAGAATTTCCCTTCATGAGGGACTAAAGGCCTTTTTCGAAAATGATGAGTGATGTCTCAGATATGATCGAATTGGTGCTGCACAGTCATGTGATTCTCAGAAATCAAGGTGCCTGCGATTTATTTTAACTCCAAAAATTATGCAATCGGCAACTCGATGACGAAACGCGCACCCTTTGTATGATCGCCCTTGATTCTGTCCTCAACCCACACTCTCCCTCCGTAGCGCTCGACGAGCCTCTGCACGATCGCAAGGCCGATGCCAGTACCCTTTTTCGCTTTGTCTGTGTCGAGGGAGAAGCGCCGGTCGAATATTCTCTCCTTGTACTCATCTGGAATCCCCGGCCCTTGGTCCTCAAAGGCAACCTTCGCGACTTTCCTTTGAGGGTCAATTGTCAATACAACCGAAACAGGCTGCTGGCCGCTGTATTTCAACGCGTTTGTAATGATGTTGAGAAAAACATGTGGCAAGGCGTCGTCTGCAGCGATGAATGTCTCCCTTGCTGACTTCGCATCAAGTCCCTCGACAGTGATGTTTGCATCGCTGTACCGCTGTTTTGCAATCTCGATGCTCTTGTCGAGTGCTGCAAGGAGATTTATCGGCTTCATTTCCGTTTCCTTCTTCTCTATGGCGCGAGCAAGTACTCTCACATTTTCGATGAATTCAATTAAACGCTGGACTGAGGACATCAACTTTGAGGCATACCTTTGCAGGTTTTCATCGTCCATCTCAGAATCTTTCTTCTTCACAAGGTTGTTGACGATCTCACAATACGCGTTTATTGGCATCATAAAATTGACGATATCGTGAAGGATGATGTCACCGTAAAGCCTCAGGGTTTCCAACGATCGTCGCAAGTCTTCATATAACATGATGTTTTCGTAGGAATAGCCAATGATGATTGATAGCGACTCGAAGAAACTCTTC
This DNA window, taken from Methanomassiliicoccales archaeon, encodes the following:
- a CDS encoding NAD-dependent epimerase/dehydratase family protein — its product is MNVLVTGAAGQLGSYLLDELSRDHDVRGIDIKSPKLEAHSDIVSLMDIRDAEGVIRECSWADAVVHAAAQVSVEKSIEDPLLDAEINIIGTLNLLKSSIIAGVGLFVYISSAAVYGDPKYLPVDEAHPTNPKSPYGISKLTGEEYVRSFGECHDLDYFIIRPFNFYSPRADPRSPYSGVITKFVQRIKAGEPIVIEGDGEQTRDFIHALDVAHLVKLAIDSPVRNITMNCGSGRGISINELADVLASICGDVEVVRTKSREGDIRHSVADISLARDFLGFEPRISLHEGLKAFFENDE